A segment of the Babylonia areolata isolate BAREFJ2019XMU chromosome 7, ASM4173473v1, whole genome shotgun sequence genome:
ATTTGTTCTGTGGCTTCAGGTatgaagatagagagatagatactgACAGAGAACGCggccctctctcaccccttccatGAAGATGGAAGCAGCAACTCCAGTGGACTCTATGGCAGTAGTGCCCAGAACAAAACGCAGTGAGTTGCCGATGACTCGCACCAGGAACTGCATGGCCCCCACGTGGTACAGCATGGACAGTGCGGCGTTGGTAAGGAAGATGATGGGCAATGCCTGCAGGACACAGACACAATTTGCATGGTCCattgtctgtgcacacacacacacacacgcgcgcgcgcacacacacacacaaacacacacgcacacacacgcacgcacgtacgtgtcTGATAACATTCCCAACAACTTTAGCTCACCCCAAAAATGATGTAGTGGTCAGTGTAGGTCTCCCCGAAAATCAGCCTGGATGCAGGTTTGGAGTTGGCGAAAAACCCGTCCAGCCGTGTCTGGATCCACAGCACCACCTGCTTTCCCCCCTGCCACCTCATCACCAACACTGCCAGGATGAACTGGAGGCCCAGACTCCAGTAGATGGTGTGCCAGTTCACCTgcagcatcattattatcatcatcatcgtcgtcctcctcctcatcatcaacattattatgttcatcatcatcaccatctcttcTCATTGCCATCACCATGAGTTGGACACCATCAAATTGACCCTATGTCGGTTTGTCAATCCCAAGTATCACCATCATCGcatccaccaccacgaccaccactatcaccactaccgCCATCGTTATCGAAGTCATCGCCACTTCATTCTTTCCATTGCCACTATTAtcaataccagcagcagcagcagtggtgccGGCAGCGGCAGTGTTTGTGTCACtgatgtcagcagcagcagcagcggcaacagggAACGGTCAGCAATTGATGACATTATCTAACGGTGAACTGACTTTAAAAAAGACATGGGTGGACAGAAAAATAGATATACTATGTTTTAATGAATATACAGACAATACCACTTTTGACATGTCTTTTTTTTGCCGGAGGCAATATCCATagtgatagaggaagagagagggagagagagagagagaaagagagagagggtggagagaggacagaaagagagagagagagagagagagagagagagagagagataatgaggaGGGCATGGAATGATACCTTGGAGGGGTGTGTTGAAAAGAGGAAGCAGATAAGGGTGAAAATAAAAATGCCGGGCAGAGACCCCAGCTTTTCGGGCTCTTCTATGCCCACGTCCACAATCACGTAAATCATGAAAGCTCCAATTCCCACATATGACAACCTGCACAGATAAACATGAAATTGTGTAAATTCTACTGAACAGACCTGGAATTACGTAACTGCATAATAGATAAACAATGAGGCCgggagaacaaatgattaacaagtagtaactctctccattcacaaggtacacaacttcaaatcaatgcTGCCAAAaataccgattcagctagcacacaggtaaataaaagggacATTGGAATaagcccagacacttcctcgattaaaaggaagcgccgggcttgtccttgtaccaatcatttgacatgtgcacaactGCACACGTTTTTCCCAATGTGCAATGTTCCTTTTAGGCATCAGGTGACCAGGTATTTACACAACTAGAGTTTGGACACAGCGGTCCTGGATTTAGAATGCCTCAGACATATATACTTGGCCATGGACTCAGAGAACCAATGGACAGCAAACCGTGTACCATTATCCGCATGCATCCGCACACGTCTTTGTTCTTTCcgcccattacacacacacacacacacacacacacgaacacgcactcacgcgcgcgcacacacacagacacacagaatcaaagagacagacagatagacagaccacacacacacacacacacacacacacacacacacctcgttagATATAACcaatatttaaaaacaaacaaacaaaaaaacaaaacaaaacaaaaaaaccagcggAAATGTAATCGCTTTAAGCAGtatttctgaaaacaacaacaaccgcacttTATAATTgtccattatgattatgattaagatgatgataacaaagacagtcatgatgatgatgatgatgatggttactaTTCTTGTTAATATCCATTACTTTTTGTTATTACGTGACAGACCATCTGAGAAAGAATCGAAGTTTGTTTATACggctggtggtggcggggggcttTGGTCCAGTGCACCATCTGCCCAGACTGGTCCTGCCCATCAAGTCCCTCACCCTGTGACGACTGGCGATGACAATACCTAGCAAGGTACACCACAACAACCGTATGGACCCCTCGTCCCCAAACCTGCACAtgcagtgtcagtcagtcagtgtgattcAGCAACTTAATCACGAACCACCCATTTGGTATTTGGGCCACATGATAATTCATACTATATATACTGAACATTTTCACTGCTCTTGAAACTGAACTCACCAGATTAcaatgctcgctctctctctctctctctctctctctctctctctctctctctcaagcagtcTGTGAATTCTCTCACTGCCTATACCTGGTGAGCTATGTCACTCGCTCTTCCTCAGCTGACTTGACCCTCTCTTGCCTCGAGCAAGCAGAGTCTTCCACGATTAGTTTTCACTTGTCTACGTAGATCAACGGCAGTAGAGATCAGGGCTTTGTTTCAAGGGACTCTCAACTACACGCACGGACGTTCAGAAGCTGGAGATTGCCTCACGTTGTCTGTAGAAGACGTCCCTATGGAGTGAGTACCTTCCCTGTCCTCTTTACAGGGCCTTCGTCTTTGTTCGTGGGTTGCGATTCACACGCTCACTCGTggactcgagtgggcttttacgtgtatgaccgtttttacccacccCCAGCCTACGCCTTCtatgaaggcagtcatactccgttttcgggaagaTGCGTACCAGGTATGTTCCttttttccataatccaccgaacgcggacatggattacgaaatctttaacgtgcgtatttgatcttctgcatgaacATGGTTCAGGCACTCGttggtctgcacatctgttgacctgggagatcgaaaacaTTACCCTTTACTCACCATgcgtcgtgattcgaacccgggattcagagattggaagtccaatcactcggctgttgcgcccgtcctaaAAAGGGCCAAGTCATCTGAGTCACTGATGGCTGAGTTCAGACTTAAGAGGTTTGGGTGACACTTTTCAGTCCATTGGTGTTTGGAACCTTGTCTTACTATGACAGCTCAAGTTGTGTCTGAGACAACGCAGATGGATTGGGTTCAGTGTCGTCACACGGTGAGTCCATGTTTTGCTACCAAAAGGACACGTGCTTGGTGTGAGCACACGTACCGGGTAGATCTTTAGGTCAGTGTTTTCTGTAataaaccggcgtccgtcagggttgtttgctctcaccgaccattttcctgatggtggttgactgggtcatgaggcagtcttcagcagatcggaggacaggcatccagtggactttcactaaacagctggaggacctagacttcgcagatgacataagtcttctctcccacaggcagcaagatgcgcaggagaaactatgtcgtgtggcagaagaagctgagaagactggactccaaatcaaaattgggaaaacagaggtcatgagggtcaacaacaagaagcaagatccagtgcaactacaccaagagaacatcaaggaggttgacaagtttgtctacttaggcagtgttgtcagcaaagacggggagacggacgaagacatcaatagccgtatcaacaaagcaagacacgccttcaacacccttcgaccaatctggagatcgacagccctctcaatccgcaacaagatccggatttttaacaccaacgtgaagtcggttctactctatggctcagagacgtggagagtgacaaagaccagcacccacaagcttcagacattcaccaacagatgtctaagaaacatcctgaacatcagatggccagaggttgtctccaatgaagaactttggaacatgacaaaacaggccccactggagacggaaatcaagaaacggaaatggggatggataggccatacactacgcaagcctgcaacaaacatcacaagacaggctcttgattggaacccacaggggaaaaggaaagttggccgtccgaagcagacctggcggagaagcattgaggcagagacaagggcggccggaatgacgtgggccgaactgaagaggaccagccagagccgggtgcgttggaggagtgttgttgcggccctatgttccccacggaatcaagaggaataagtcaagtaagtcaagtttCTGTAATATGTATTTtcagagcagatgtggtgtagcgtatatggatcagtccgcacgctttaacaactccttgaaactgaaactgacagacttgctgattttgtttttcctttttcttcctccatcATTGTGACTGATTACTGGAGGCAATGGAACTCAAGTATTTAAAACTTCTAGAGTGAAGCCCCCGATGGAGATGAAAGGATGACATCCTGATCCATGACCTCAGTATTCTGTACGCCGGTGGTAAGGCAGAAGACACGAGGGCCTCGTACAGTCTGTTTTACACGCATTGGGGTCTTTTCCGCTTTACAGGTGTCGGTATTTCCAAAATAAAGCGTTCTCCATCTTGCTTGCTGTGCCGTGATCCACGACAGCTGAGATAAGTTGACCAATAACAATAGTCGGCAATCTATCCGGTATTGAATAATATATATCGGACGGGTACACATTTTCAACggttacagtttttttttctgataaaacTGTTGGTCTTTGATCTCAGGATTTAAGCAGCGACATGACGCGCATGTACAATGTTGACAAACCTGGAAGTGGAGGACAGGTGAAGAATGATGATGCTCTCAGAACCGTTTAAGAAGGAGGTAACTGCGGCAAGCAAAGAGTTCTCGGAAGCTTTTTTTAAAGGTgaagactcttcttcttctgcgttcactcgtatgcacacgagtgggcttttacgtgtatgaccgtttttaccccgccatgtaggcagccatactccgttttcgggagtgtgcatgctgggtatgttcttgtttccataacccaccgaatgctgacatggattacaggatctttaacgtgcgtatttgatcttctgcttgcatatacacacgaagggggttcaggcactagcaggtctgcacatatgttgacctgggagatcgtaaaaatctccaccctttacccaccaggggccatcaccgtgattcgaacccgggaccctcagattgacagtccaacgctttaaccactcggctattgcgcccgtcttaagGTGAAGACAGGAGTGTCTTCTCCATGACAAAAACATAGGCATACTGAGTATGTACTAATGTACTGAGACTACAAGATCTATGGCCAGCAGCCAGATTATAGTGATTTTAGTAAGAATCTAGGATTTCAATCGTGCAGCGGGAGCTCTTGTTCAGTCGCCAGCTCAGAGAAGaggatttttattttcttccgGATTTTTACTGTTTTCCACGTTCAATACGTCATGTCCATCCACTACAATCTGGAATTGTTAATGAGTGCTTCAACTGCATTAATATTTGCAGGTCCTCCGTCTTTTAGTGCACATGATGCACACGATTTCGAGGAGCGACTGGAGGACTtcaaaacacacgcgcacgcggtacacacacacacacgcacacgcgcacacacacacacataaacacacatatatatatacatatatatatagagagagagagagagagagaaagagagagagagagagacgcaaagacagacaaacacacacacacacgcgcgcgcgcgcgcgcaaaccaCTGACCTGTAATACATGGCGTAGCAGAAGTAGACGATGTAGAAAAGCAGGAAGAGGATGGCAAAGAAGTGGCCACCCAGTTTGTCGTTGATGAAGCCCAGCACCTTCCTCAAAGCTTGCTGAACGTGAAGGACAACACGACCCACGAACGTTGAGTTCTTCAacctcccctcctcatcctcatcctcactgGGGTCGTCAAATGGGTCGTGGTCATCGTCAGGCTGGTGGTCAAGGAAAGGGTCGTCCGATTCGAATAGTATTTCAGTCTCTATTTCCTTGATGACTGTGGGCAGTGGAGGTTTCTGCTCCAAAGGCTTCGGGGcattgttttggtgtttgtgGGTCGAATCCATTACGGCGAGGATTATTACCGCCCTGTTTGCCTGCGAAAGGAATACACATGACCGAACTGATTCAcattattcaaaaacaaaaatcatttccGAGTGCCATTGTAAATAATCCATGGTCGATGATGCGTGCCAGGAACAGGGCAAATTTTGcacttttgcgcgcgcgcgcgcacacacacacacacacacacacacacacacacacagatgtatatatatatatatatatatatatatatatttgtttattttatataggatgtcccatagcctttcacagccatcggggcagtgaattcattaccaatgtgtccagggctcggcataggaaggcgggacccaatcctctccttccgccgttttaaccttccccaaacaagtcaggtccccattcacacctggctggtgTGAAGAaagtcggagtaaagtgcctttcccaaagacacaacaccaggttGAAACAGGGGATCGTACCATGACTACTGGAACACGAGTCAACgattctgtatgtatatatgtatgtatgtatgcatgcatatatgtatgtgtgtatctgtgtatgtatgtctgtcaggtcaggtctttagatctgctactggtaacctgtaatccagtacaacctgttcagggtcggggtgccggcgactaaaccggcactcccaccgctcccttgcgggactggtgaggcgggtggctagaaacccttatggaattaaaatcgagatccataaaagggcgtcggctcaggagatccatcgacggccatctagctccaccgtgctgtgtgcatgccacacgcagttggtccccggggtgtgtctacccatgcatgtgaagtctggaaccgggagaatctgcggaagaaacctattggttcaacggagaggaaggcggttacagcaacgcactgtggagtgcagagagcaagatgagacaccgaaaggatatcttggtcatccactgcatccgtgctcatcctccagtcgtctgccactggaaattggtggactcggacgagagagtgaggtcgacgttgcgcaactcctcttcactttaaacaaattcatcgcgcaagtcatcagtcatccttaatgacctttcatccttcatcctttcatcacccccaagtcctgtggcgacaggcgagcgacgaaacgacaggtgtgggtacactggcagtcgcagccgcagacctgcacgcaggcggctcaggccatagggtcgttcttcatctacaggagcagcgatggagctcggcagccgtctgttgcagccctctttaggaatgcactgctcacctccctggtaTGAGGAAGGGACTAGAataggtgccctaaaaattgcctgctccatatcaccctggccagcataccgcggctggcggggaccctaaatcagcggtcgaaacaaagagaaagaaaggaaaaaaacaaggatcgttcctctcaccactggtgcttggaacataaggactctcctggacagagataacgcggacagaccccaaaggagaacggcactagttgcatccgaactcgccagatacaacatggacattgcagccttgagtgagactcggcttgcaggcgaaggcgagctcaatgaacggggatctggttacaccttcttctggagtggacgaggaagcgaaaagcgacgtgaggctggcgttggttttgcagtaaaaacagcacttgtcagcaagctagctggaatcccaaagggagtcaacgataggcttatgaccatgaaactctcactggcatctggccagtagcacctcaccattgtcagtgcctacgccccaaccacgaccaacccggatgaagtgaaggcgaagttctacgaggaccttcactctgtcattgctgctatcccgaaagcagacaagctcatcattcttggggacttcaatgctagagttggctctgactacatctcctgggatggagtgattggaaagcacggcgtgggccactgcaatccaaatggattgcttttgcttcagacctgtgcagagcacgaactgctgataaccaa
Coding sequences within it:
- the LOC143283729 gene encoding putative transporter YutK — encoded protein: MDSTHKHQNNAPKPLEQKPPLPTVIKEIETEILFESDDPFLDHQPDDDHDPFDDPSEDEDEEGRLKNSTFVGRVVLHVQQALRKVLGFINDKLGGHFFAILFLLFYIVYFCYAMYYRFGDEGSIRLLWCTLLGIVIASRHRVRDLMGRTSLGRWCTGPKPPATTSRINKLRFFLRWLSYVGIGAFMIYVIVDVGIEEPEKLGSLPGIFIFTLICFLFSTHPSKVNWHTIYWSLGLQFILAVLVMRWQGGKQVVLWIQTRLDGFFANSKPASRLIFGETYTDHYIIFGALPIIFLTNAALSMLYHVGAMQFLVRVIGNSLRFVLGTTAIESTGVAASIFMEGSTALLAIRPYLGGLTRSELFALVTACLASIGGAFLAILAQIGIPVEFMLPAMVISAPATFTVCKLIVPETRETKKVSFSGDLPPDMRYSSILEAAQAGALSVVSLVANVVVSAFALFSLIEWMNTTLTWFGLRVGIQQLTMEKILSYVFFPFSYLMGIELVDCRNVAMLMGLRVSSSSFVALLKMAELTTNRAKFQQYSLLPNATVTYIGDHIVLDQWNVTLIDGYISRRSEAIATYALCGFSGVLSLFITLSVIATLLPKRRHWLVSMAIPLLVAGNLANFMCGCFAGLLADLK